A portion of the Microlunatus phosphovorus NM-1 genome contains these proteins:
- the recN gene encoding DNA repair protein RecN produces MITELRISDLGVISDAVLALHPGLTVVTGETGAGKTMIVTSIDLLLGGRADPKAVRTGARRAVVEGRFSEISADTVRRVEEAGGELDAAAEADGEVDAELLVARQVTPGGRTRAFVGGAQVPIGRIEDLVGDLVTVHGQSEQVRLAGRDRQRELLDRFAGVDQQVRLTTYRTCYDELRAAQTELDRLRTEAQERAREIDLLRFGLDEIERAAPQPGEDVALAEEAQRLQASDDLRADAATAIVALAGSDDEAGGALAGLAQARRAVERLAAADTEAKPFAGRVREVGYLLTELAGDLSSYLAGLEVQPGRLEQIAERRFELAGLLRKYGSSCDEVLAWSARAAERLAALELADDRIGELTERITVVQGRIEELAGQLHSARVAAAGEFVERVRGELAALAMPHARLQFELTPVDLGPTGADQVDLLFSANPGSAPRSLGKVASGGEMSRVRLAVEVVLADGGGSVTFVFDEVDAGVGGAVAVEIGRRLALLARHRQVIVVTHLAQVAAFADRHFAVVKSDDGQVTTSGVREVAERDRVVELARMMAGIETTESALAHAGELLELASR; encoded by the coding sequence GTGATCACCGAACTGCGGATCAGCGATCTCGGAGTGATCAGCGACGCCGTGCTCGCGCTGCATCCCGGGCTCACCGTGGTGACCGGTGAGACCGGCGCAGGCAAGACCATGATCGTGACCAGCATCGACTTGCTGCTCGGGGGCCGAGCGGACCCCAAGGCGGTCCGCACCGGCGCGCGCCGGGCCGTGGTCGAAGGTCGGTTCAGTGAGATCTCGGCGGATACCGTACGCCGGGTCGAGGAGGCCGGAGGGGAGCTCGACGCTGCTGCCGAAGCGGACGGCGAGGTCGACGCCGAGCTGCTGGTGGCACGGCAGGTCACCCCCGGCGGCCGGACCCGGGCCTTCGTCGGCGGCGCGCAGGTGCCGATCGGCCGGATCGAGGATCTGGTCGGCGATCTGGTCACCGTGCACGGACAGTCGGAACAGGTGCGGCTGGCCGGCCGGGATCGGCAACGCGAGCTGCTGGATCGATTCGCAGGCGTGGATCAGCAGGTGAGACTGACGACGTACCGGACCTGCTACGACGAGTTGCGAGCCGCCCAGACCGAGCTCGATCGGTTGCGGACCGAGGCGCAGGAGCGGGCTCGGGAGATCGACCTGCTGCGGTTCGGACTGGACGAGATCGAGCGCGCTGCGCCGCAGCCGGGGGAGGATGTGGCGCTCGCGGAGGAGGCGCAACGGCTGCAGGCGAGTGACGATCTGCGGGCGGATGCCGCCACGGCGATCGTGGCGTTGGCCGGTTCCGATGACGAGGCCGGCGGCGCGTTGGCGGGCTTGGCCCAGGCCCGGCGGGCCGTGGAACGGCTGGCTGCGGCCGACACCGAGGCCAAGCCGTTCGCCGGACGAGTCCGGGAGGTCGGCTATCTGCTGACCGAGTTGGCGGGAGATCTGTCCAGTTATCTCGCGGGCCTGGAGGTCCAGCCGGGTCGGCTGGAGCAGATCGCGGAGCGTCGGTTCGAGCTGGCCGGCCTGTTGCGTAAGTACGGCTCCAGTTGCGACGAGGTGCTGGCCTGGTCCGCTCGGGCTGCGGAACGACTCGCGGCACTGGAGCTGGCCGACGACCGGATCGGTGAGCTGACCGAGCGGATCACGGTCGTGCAGGGGCGGATCGAGGAACTGGCCGGTCAGTTGCACAGTGCGCGAGTCGCGGCTGCCGGAGAGTTCGTGGAGCGGGTCCGCGGTGAGCTGGCCGCGCTGGCGATGCCCCATGCCCGCCTGCAGTTCGAGCTGACCCCCGTCGATCTCGGGCCGACCGGTGCGGACCAGGTCGACCTGCTGTTCTCCGCCAATCCGGGCAGCGCACCGCGGAGCCTCGGCAAGGTTGCCTCCGGCGGTGAGATGTCCCGGGTCCGGCTGGCCGTGGAGGTGGTGTTGGCCGATGGCGGTGGCTCGGTGACGTTCGTGTTCGACGAGGTGGACGCCGGCGTGGGTGGCGCCGTCGCGGTCGAGATCGGCCGGCGGCTCGCACTGCTGGCCAGGCATCGGCAGGTCATCGTGGTCACCCACCTGGCCCAGGTCGCCGCCTTCGCCGACCGGCACTTCGCCGTGGTCAAATCCGACGACGGCCAGGTCACCACCAGCGGCGTACGCGAGGTCGCCGAACGTGACCGGGTAGTCGAGCTCGCCCGGATGATGGCCGGCATCGAGACCACCGAGTCGGCCCTGGCCCACGCCGGCGAACTGCTCGAGTTGGCGTCCCGCTGA
- a CDS encoding HNH endonuclease, which translates to MVASRRSICVGAPEGPQIRTRSSARFRFGGEMPRKLLLDGHFGNIPPPAASPLSEVRPESSSHQISLLGKEKVWLSPTCSSRIGDMFEDRLEESLGNPRALLNLAADTMLTERTAGCRKLLIAAAWADCHSAPADLELVDGEPVQDLCEERFVRLGGAATPLVAEFSPSELGHSLQTSLGAARRLVACALTIRHRLPRLWDRVTAGDVWAWKAMQYADKTRHLGGLSSWLVDLKITRHVETMAWPRFLDLLDATLLEVDEATYQQRADEAAGHKDVRTYRGEHGLRTLIAKIEAGDALAFQALVDRVAECLADEGDDDPIGARRAKAVGIIAHQARLRDLLARHADQPHDPRHPEDRVNTHLDNPTDPWAEDDLPPAGWETSRHGNYHQPSFDDLDDSRNAQTPDSGDPAPDDQEEAPISEADRTWHEQQRDDADNAHGDHREATGRNNDQQQRDGAHGGASDNDGSDEDLRDDDQQRPDSASDDDHAGAADHNETSRTSTNPSASSLIPAAFDRAAARDHDGRAGHCCGCACGSTFDLRPMTSAELNANRTRAVVHVHVSDQTLINHHGVLRTADGPITLEQFRRWLTDSDANITIRPVLDPADVAAVDNYEIPTTIREAVQARHPGSVYPYSPATEITTGGRLDLDHSIPYQKNGPPGQTRVGNLGPLTRSEHRTKTLGGWQTHQPDPGTHLWRSPHGWISLVTNQGTLLLGDNPFAQQVWQASQPAAAVSR; encoded by the coding sequence TTGGTTGCTTCGCGGCGATCCATCTGCGTCGGCGCGCCGGAAGGGCCGCAGATCCGCACGAGAAGTAGCGCGCGGTTCCGTTTCGGCGGTGAAATGCCCCGCAAACTACTTCTCGATGGCCATTTTGGGAACATCCCACCACCGGCCGCTAGTCCGCTATCCGAGGTCAGACCCGAATCCTCGTCTCACCAGATTTCTCTACTTGGTAAGGAAAAAGTCTGGCTATCGCCCACTTGTTCGAGTAGAATAGGTGACATGTTCGAGGATCGGTTGGAGGAGTCGCTCGGGAACCCCCGCGCCCTGCTCAACCTGGCCGCGGACACGATGCTCACCGAACGCACCGCCGGCTGCCGCAAACTCCTGATCGCCGCCGCCTGGGCCGACTGCCACAGCGCACCCGCCGACCTCGAGCTGGTCGACGGTGAACCCGTGCAAGACCTCTGTGAGGAACGATTCGTGCGACTGGGCGGGGCGGCTACGCCCCTGGTCGCCGAGTTCAGTCCGTCCGAGCTCGGGCATTCGCTGCAGACCAGTCTCGGCGCCGCGCGTCGGCTGGTCGCCTGCGCCCTGACCATCCGACACCGCCTCCCCCGCCTGTGGGACCGCGTCACAGCCGGTGACGTGTGGGCGTGGAAAGCGATGCAGTACGCCGACAAGACCCGCCACCTCGGCGGCCTGTCGTCCTGGCTCGTCGACCTGAAAATCACCCGGCACGTCGAGACCATGGCCTGGCCGAGGTTCCTCGACCTACTCGACGCCACCCTCCTCGAGGTGGACGAGGCCACCTACCAGCAACGAGCCGACGAAGCCGCGGGGCACAAGGACGTCCGCACCTACCGAGGCGAACACGGACTCCGGACCCTGATCGCCAAAATCGAAGCCGGGGACGCCCTCGCCTTCCAAGCCCTCGTGGACCGGGTCGCCGAATGCCTCGCCGACGAAGGCGACGACGACCCCATCGGGGCCCGCCGCGCCAAAGCCGTCGGCATCATCGCCCACCAAGCACGCTTGAGGGATCTGTTGGCCCGGCACGCCGACCAACCCCACGACCCCCGGCATCCTGAAGACCGTGTCAACACGCACCTCGACAACCCCACCGACCCGTGGGCCGAAGACGACCTACCCCCGGCCGGCTGGGAAACCAGCCGACACGGCAACTACCACCAACCCAGCTTCGACGATCTCGACGACTCGCGGAACGCGCAAACCCCCGACTCCGGCGATCCAGCTCCTGACGACCAGGAAGAAGCGCCGATCAGCGAGGCAGATCGGACCTGGCATGAGCAGCAACGCGATGATGCCGACAACGCCCACGGCGACCATCGCGAGGCGACCGGCCGTAACAACGATCAACAACAACGCGACGGTGCCCACGGCGGTGCCAGCGATAACGATGGGTCTGACGAGGATCTGCGCGATGACGACCAGCAACGGCCCGACAGCGCCAGCGACGACGACCATGCTGGGGCCGCCGACCACAATGAGACTTCCCGCACCTCTACGAACCCGTCCGCCTCGAGCCTGATCCCCGCAGCCTTCGACCGTGCCGCCGCCAGAGACCACGACGGACGAGCCGGTCACTGCTGCGGCTGCGCCTGCGGATCCACTTTCGACCTGCGACCCATGACCTCGGCGGAACTGAACGCGAACCGGACTCGCGCCGTCGTCCACGTGCATGTCAGCGACCAGACCCTGATCAACCACCACGGCGTGCTCCGCACCGCCGACGGACCCATCACCCTCGAACAATTCCGCCGCTGGCTCACCGACAGCGACGCCAACATCACCATCCGGCCCGTCCTCGACCCCGCCGACGTGGCCGCCGTCGACAACTACGAGATCCCCACGACGATCCGCGAAGCCGTCCAAGCCCGCCATCCGGGATCGGTCTACCCCTACAGCCCGGCTACCGAAATCACCACCGGCGGCCGACTCGACTTGGATCACTCGATTCCGTACCAGAAGAACGGGCCACCCGGACAGACCCGAGTCGGCAACCTCGGACCCCTCACCCGCAGCGAACACCGAACCAAAACCCTCGGCGGCTGGCAAACCCACCAACCCGACCCCGGCACCCACCTCTGGCGATCACCCCACGGCTGGATCTCCCTTGTCACCAACCAAGGCACCCTCCTGCTCGGCGACAACCCCTTCGCCCAACAGGTCTGGCAAGCATCCCAGCCCGCGGCCGCAGTATCCCGCTGA
- a CDS encoding CTP synthase: MGARDRQTKHLFVTGGVASSLGKGLTASSLGSLLVARGLRVTMQKLDPYLNVDPGTMNPFQHGEVFVTEDGAETDLDIGHYERFLNVNLAAKANVTTGKVYSTVIAKERRGDYLGDTVQVIPHITNEIKDLMLGMGGPGIDVVIHEIGGTVGDIESLPFLEAARQVRHDVGRDNCFFLHVSLVPYIGPSGELKTKPTQHSVAALRQVGIQPDAIVCRCDREIPDSVKRKISLMCDVDVEAVVENTDVPSIYDLPKMLHAEGLDAYVIRRLDLRFRDVDWTVWNDLLNRVHNPKEEVIIALVGKYVDLPDAYLSVCEALRAGGFANRAKVIVRWVPSDTCETPEGASRALQDVDGVCVPGGFGIRGVEGKVGAIKYARENQIPILGLCLGLQCMVIEVARHLAGLEGADSSEFSPEAPHHVIATMAEQIAIVEGEGDLGGSMRLGSYPAELLPGSVVAKQYGQTEVAERHRHRYEVNNAYRGQLEEAGLVISGTSPDGRLVEFVELPSDVHPYFVATQAHPELKSRPTVPHPLFVGLVEAALERRLATRLPVDAKS, encoded by the coding sequence GTGGGAGCCCGCGATCGCCAGACCAAACATCTCTTTGTCACCGGCGGGGTTGCGTCCTCGCTCGGTAAGGGGCTGACCGCCTCGAGCCTGGGCAGCCTGCTGGTCGCCCGTGGCCTGCGTGTCACCATGCAGAAGCTGGATCCGTACCTGAATGTGGATCCCGGCACCATGAACCCGTTCCAGCACGGCGAGGTCTTCGTCACCGAAGACGGGGCGGAGACCGACCTCGACATCGGCCACTACGAGCGGTTCCTGAACGTCAATCTGGCGGCCAAGGCCAACGTGACCACCGGCAAGGTCTACTCGACGGTGATCGCCAAGGAGCGGCGCGGCGACTACCTCGGTGACACCGTGCAGGTCATCCCGCACATCACCAACGAGATCAAGGACCTGATGCTCGGCATGGGCGGTCCCGGCATCGACGTGGTGATCCACGAGATCGGCGGCACGGTCGGCGACATCGAGTCGCTGCCGTTCCTGGAGGCGGCCCGGCAGGTACGCCATGACGTCGGCCGGGACAACTGCTTCTTCCTGCACGTCTCGCTGGTGCCCTACATCGGCCCGTCCGGTGAGCTGAAGACCAAGCCGACCCAGCACTCTGTCGCCGCGCTGCGTCAGGTCGGCATCCAGCCGGACGCGATCGTCTGCCGGTGCGACCGGGAGATCCCTGACTCGGTGAAGCGCAAGATCTCCTTGATGTGCGACGTGGACGTCGAGGCCGTGGTGGAGAACACCGATGTGCCGAGCATCTACGACCTGCCGAAGATGTTGCATGCCGAGGGCCTGGACGCGTACGTGATCCGCCGGCTCGACCTGCGGTTCCGCGACGTCGACTGGACGGTGTGGAACGACCTGCTGAACCGGGTGCACAACCCGAAGGAGGAGGTCATCATCGCGCTGGTGGGCAAGTACGTCGACCTGCCGGACGCGTACTTGTCGGTGTGCGAGGCGCTCCGGGCCGGCGGCTTCGCCAACCGCGCCAAGGTGATCGTCCGCTGGGTGCCGTCGGACACCTGCGAGACGCCGGAAGGCGCATCCCGGGCACTGCAGGACGTGGACGGGGTGTGCGTACCGGGCGGCTTCGGCATCCGCGGGGTCGAGGGCAAGGTCGGTGCGATCAAGTACGCGCGCGAGAACCAGATTCCGATCCTGGGGCTGTGCCTGGGTCTGCAGTGCATGGTGATCGAGGTCGCGCGGCATCTCGCCGGGCTGGAGGGGGCGGACTCCTCGGAGTTCAGTCCTGAGGCGCCGCATCATGTGATCGCCACCATGGCCGAGCAGATCGCCATCGTCGAGGGCGAGGGCGATCTCGGCGGCTCGATGCGGCTGGGTTCCTATCCGGCCGAGCTGCTGCCCGGCTCGGTGGTCGCCAAGCAGTACGGGCAGACCGAGGTGGCCGAGCGCCATCGGCATCGCTACGAGGTGAACAACGCCTATCGGGGCCAGCTGGAAGAGGCCGGCTTGGTGATCAGCGGGACGTCTCCCGATGGCCGGCTGGTCGAGTTCGTGGAGTTGCCGTCCGACGTGCATCCGTATTTCGTGGCCACCCAGGCCCATCCGGAACTGAAGTCGCGGCCGACCGTGCCGCACCCGTTGTTTGTGGGGCTGGTCGAGGCGGCGTTGGAACGACGGCTCGCCACTCGGCTCCCGGTGGACGCCAAGTCGTGA
- a CDS encoding NUDIX domain-containing protein — protein sequence MSGVLGGHVLSRAELVDEAVSWPVTAEHVLGAGSFTALLRDSVTAPDGETLHREYLRHPGAVGIIALDAEGRVALIRQYRHAVRHRLIEPPAGLLDVDGERYVVAAQRELAEEAGLAGDTWQVLVDLFTTPGIVAESLRIYLARDLRPVEAPDGFVKTGEEAEMELSWASLTDLVDAVLAGDLHNPTMVSGVLAAWAAYLKGDDFASLRPADAPWPARTALRQT from the coding sequence GTGAGTGGGGTTCTCGGCGGCCACGTGCTGAGCCGTGCCGAGCTGGTCGACGAGGCTGTGAGCTGGCCGGTGACGGCCGAACACGTGCTGGGTGCCGGCAGCTTCACCGCATTGCTGCGGGACTCCGTCACCGCTCCGGACGGTGAGACCCTGCACCGGGAGTATCTGCGGCATCCCGGCGCCGTCGGCATCATCGCCTTGGACGCCGAGGGTCGGGTCGCGCTGATCCGGCAGTATCGGCATGCCGTCCGCCACCGGCTGATCGAGCCTCCCGCGGGCCTGCTCGACGTCGACGGTGAAAGGTATGTCGTCGCCGCCCAACGGGAGTTGGCCGAGGAGGCCGGCCTGGCCGGCGATACCTGGCAGGTGCTGGTGGACCTGTTCACCACGCCCGGCATCGTCGCGGAGAGTCTGCGGATCTATCTGGCCCGCGATCTGCGTCCGGTCGAGGCTCCGGACGGTTTCGTCAAGACTGGTGAGGAGGCGGAGATGGAGCTGTCCTGGGCCTCGCTGACCGACCTGGTTGATGCCGTGCTGGCCGGCGACCTGCACAACCCCACGATGGTGAGCGGTGTGTTGGCCGCGTGGGCTGCGTACCTGAAGGGTGACGACTTCGCCTCTCTGCGGCCGGCAGATGCGCCCTGGCCGGCGCGTACCGCGTTGCGGCAGACCTGA
- a CDS encoding DUF2306 domain-containing protein, with amino-acid sequence MTSTSTPVVTRSKADRPSRVRRAGWVIMTVFALAVGAYAVILVASGFRLVPGEVAANRFPTPLGLRVHIVAAGLALLTGPFQFARRLRNRLPRVHRWLGRTYVVACLVGGISGGAIALFSTSGLVAGAGFLGLAICWVGATVIGFLAIRGGDIARHRRWMTRSFALTYAAVMLRIYLPTATGLGMEFAQAYPAIAWLCWLPNLVVAQWLVGDRGEGHSPKPDRQH; translated from the coding sequence ATGACCTCGACCAGCACACCCGTCGTCACGCGGTCCAAGGCCGATCGTCCTTCACGCGTACGACGCGCGGGCTGGGTGATCATGACCGTGTTTGCCCTCGCAGTAGGCGCATACGCCGTGATCCTGGTGGCCAGCGGCTTCCGGCTCGTGCCGGGCGAGGTCGCGGCGAACCGCTTCCCGACCCCGCTGGGACTCCGGGTCCACATCGTCGCTGCCGGTTTGGCCTTGCTGACTGGTCCGTTCCAGTTCGCTCGCCGGCTGCGAAACCGGCTGCCTCGGGTGCACCGTTGGCTCGGTCGCACGTACGTCGTCGCCTGCCTGGTGGGTGGCATCTCCGGGGGAGCGATCGCCCTGTTCTCCACCAGCGGTCTGGTCGCGGGTGCCGGGTTCCTCGGCCTGGCGATCTGCTGGGTCGGGGCCACTGTGATCGGGTTTCTGGCGATCCGCGGCGGGGACATAGCGCGGCACCGGCGCTGGATGACCAGGTCCTTCGCGCTGACGTACGCGGCCGTGATGCTGCGGATCTATCTGCCGACCGCCACTGGACTGGGCATGGAGTTTGCGCAGGCCTATCCGGCGATCGCCTGGCTCTGCTGGCTGCCGAACCTGGTGGTGGCCCAGTGGCTGGTGGGCGACAGGGGCGAAGGTCACTCCCCGAAGCCGGATCGGCAGCATTAG
- the ald gene encoding alanine dehydrogenase, whose translation MKVGVPTEIKNHEYRVAITPSGVHELVRHGHEVSVEAGAGLGSSISDAEFVAAGANIVSGPDPVWSEAEMILKVKEPMPAEYDRMQPGQVLFTYLHLAANRDCTHALLNRRVTGIAYETVQLPNGQLPLLAPMSEVAGRLSTQVGAYHLMRQGGGRGTLMGGVSGVYAAKTVVLGAGVAGMNAAAIALGMQAEVLLLDKNIDKLRDADRIYQGHLQTIASNAFEVERAILDADLVIGAVLVPGAKAPRLISNEQVSRMKPGSVLVDIAIDQGGCFEDSRPTTHAEPTYLVHNSIFYCVANMPGAVPHTSTYALTNVTLPYAVSLADRGWQSACQADPALALGLNTYDGEIVNAPVAHAHGQPHRELADVLG comes from the coding sequence ATGAAGGTAGGCGTGCCGACCGAGATCAAGAACCACGAGTACCGGGTGGCCATCACCCCCTCCGGCGTGCACGAACTGGTCCGTCATGGGCACGAGGTCAGCGTCGAAGCCGGCGCCGGGCTGGGCTCCTCGATCAGCGATGCGGAGTTCGTCGCCGCCGGCGCCAACATCGTGAGCGGGCCCGACCCGGTCTGGTCGGAAGCCGAGATGATCTTGAAGGTGAAGGAGCCGATGCCGGCCGAGTACGACCGGATGCAGCCCGGGCAGGTGCTCTTCACCTATCTGCATCTGGCCGCCAACCGCGACTGCACTCACGCCCTGCTGAATCGCCGGGTGACCGGTATCGCGTACGAGACAGTGCAGCTGCCGAACGGGCAATTGCCGTTGCTGGCTCCGATGAGCGAGGTGGCCGGCCGGCTCTCCACCCAGGTCGGTGCCTACCACCTGATGCGGCAAGGCGGCGGTCGCGGCACCTTGATGGGTGGTGTCTCCGGTGTCTATGCGGCCAAGACCGTGGTCCTCGGCGCCGGCGTGGCGGGAATGAACGCGGCGGCGATCGCGCTCGGCATGCAGGCCGAGGTGCTCCTGCTGGACAAGAACATCGACAAGCTGCGGGACGCCGACCGGATCTATCAGGGGCACCTGCAGACGATCGCGTCGAACGCCTTCGAGGTGGAGCGGGCGATCCTGGACGCCGACCTGGTGATCGGCGCGGTGCTGGTGCCGGGGGCGAAGGCACCCAGGCTGATCAGCAACGAGCAGGTGTCGCGAATGAAGCCCGGCAGCGTCTTGGTCGATATCGCGATCGACCAGGGTGGCTGCTTCGAGGACAGCCGGCCGACCACGCACGCCGAACCGACGTACCTGGTGCACAACTCGATCTTCTACTGCGTGGCGAACATGCCGGGGGCGGTGCCGCACACCTCGACGTATGCGCTGACCAATGTGACGCTGCCGTACGCGGTCAGTCTCGCCGACCGCGGCTGGCAGTCCGCGTGCCAGGCTGATCCGGCGCTGGCGCTCGGCCTGAACACCTACGACGGAGAGATCGTCAACGCTCCGGTTGCGCACGCTCACGGCCAGCCGCACCGGGAACTCGCCGACGTGCTCGGCTGA
- the xerD gene encoding site-specific tyrosine recombinase XerD, producing the protein MATTTSAAQAVEGYLDHLRVERGASPHTVAAYRRDLRRYVDFLHRQGLDELAGVTPAMVTEFAGDLRESALAPASTARIVVAVRSLHRFALEDGLSDTDPAREVTPPKAGRRLPKGLSLAEVQALLDTPMVETQLGLRDAALLELLYGTGARISEVVGLDVDDVSRAVETPIDEPAGLRLFGKGSKERWVPLGSYARESLRAYLTRSRPGLVAKGKGTPALLVNSRGGRLSRQSAWTILRTAAERAGITAEVSPHTLRHSYATHLLEGGADVRVVQELLGHASVTTTQIYTMVTVDHLREVYRSAHPRAMG; encoded by the coding sequence ATCGCGACCACGACCAGTGCGGCACAGGCCGTCGAGGGCTATCTTGACCATCTTCGGGTGGAGCGGGGAGCCTCACCCCACACCGTGGCGGCCTATCGTCGTGACCTTCGCCGGTATGTGGATTTCCTGCATCGGCAAGGCCTCGACGAACTCGCAGGGGTGACGCCCGCGATGGTGACCGAGTTCGCCGGCGATCTCCGGGAGAGTGCGCTGGCACCGGCCAGCACGGCGCGAATCGTGGTCGCGGTGCGCAGCCTGCACCGGTTCGCACTCGAGGACGGTCTGAGCGACACCGATCCGGCGCGGGAGGTCACCCCACCCAAGGCCGGTCGACGGCTGCCGAAGGGACTCAGCCTGGCCGAGGTCCAGGCGCTGTTGGATACGCCGATGGTCGAGACCCAGCTCGGGCTACGGGATGCCGCGCTGCTGGAACTGCTCTATGGCACCGGCGCCCGGATCTCCGAAGTGGTCGGCCTCGATGTGGATGACGTGAGCCGGGCGGTCGAGACGCCGATCGATGAGCCGGCCGGTCTGCGGCTGTTCGGCAAGGGCAGCAAGGAGCGCTGGGTGCCGCTCGGGTCGTATGCCCGCGAGTCACTGCGGGCCTATCTGACCCGGTCCCGACCCGGACTGGTCGCCAAGGGCAAGGGCACTCCCGCGCTGCTGGTCAACAGCCGGGGCGGTCGGCTCTCCCGACAGAGCGCCTGGACGATCCTGCGGACCGCCGCGGAGCGGGCCGGGATCACCGCCGAGGTGTCACCACACACGTTGCGACACAGCTATGCCACCCACCTGCTGGAGGGCGGCGCCGACGTACGCGTCGTGCAGGAACTGCTCGGACATGCGTCGGTGA